Proteins encoded together in one Pongo abelii isolate AG06213 chromosome 8, NHGRI_mPonAbe1-v2.0_pri, whole genome shotgun sequence window:
- the RPEL1 gene encoding LOW QUALITY PROTEIN: ribulose-phosphate 3-epimerase-like protein 1 (The sequence of the model RefSeq protein was modified relative to this genomic sequence to represent the inferred CDS: inserted 1 base in 1 codon; substituted 1 base at 1 genomic stop codon) translates to MASGCKIGLSILNSDLANLGAKCLRMLDSGTDYLHLDVMDGHFVPNITFGHPVVESLRKQLGQDPFFDKHMMVSKPEQWVKPMAVAGANQYTFHLEATENPGALIKDIRENGMNVGLAIKPGTSVEYLAPWANQIDMALVMTVEPGFGGQKFXEDMMPKVHXLRTHFPSLDIEVDVGVGSDNVHKCAEAGANMIVSGSAIVRSEDPRSVINLLRNVCSEAAQRRSLDR, encoded by the exons ATGGCGTCAGGCTGCAAGATTGGCCTGTCCATCCTCAACAGCGACCTGGCCAATTTAGGGGCCAAGTGCCTCCGGATGCTAGACTCTGGGACCGATTATCTGCACCTGGATGTAATGGATGGGCATTTTGTTCCCAACATCACCTTTGGTCACCCTGTGGTAGAAAGCCTTCGAAAACAGCTAGGCCAGGACCCTTTCTTTGACAAGCACATGATGGTGTCCAAGCCAGAACAGTGGGTAAAGCCAATGGCTGTAGCAGGAGCCAATCAGTACACCTTTCATCTCGAGGCTACTGAGAACCCAGGGGCTTTGATTAAAGACATTCGGGAGAATGGGATGAATGTTGGCCTTGCCATCAAACCAGGAACCTCAGTTGAGTATTTGGCACCATGGGCTAATCAAATAGATATGGCCTTGGTTATGACAGTGGAACCGGGGTTTGGAGGGCAGAAAT AGGAAGATATGATGCCAAAGGTTCACTGATTGAGGACCCACTTCCCATCTTTGGATATAGAGGTCGATGTTGGAGTAGGTTCTGACAATGTCCATAAGTGTGCAGAGGCAGGAGCTAACATGATTGTGTCTGGCAGTGCTATTGTGAGGAGTGAAGACCCCAGATCTGTGATCAACCTATTAAGAAATGTTTGCTCAGAAGCTGCTCAGAGACGTTCTCTTGATCGATGA